A region of Sparus aurata chromosome 8, fSpaAur1.1, whole genome shotgun sequence DNA encodes the following proteins:
- the kcng4a gene encoding potassium voltage-gated channel subfamily G member 4a, which yields MPIISNANHDFSNLSVSDDSSLDRIFTEIPETETIKGVHYQRAQFIRRPEDLLSVDHALLAVINVGGNRYTFPWSTLEQFPLTRLGRLCGCRSPEDIASICDDYDEARKEFFFDRSPSAFRVILNFLAAGKLRLLREMCVLSLHDELTYWGVEITYMERCCKRKMYTRIEEVHDLERREEECRQRNAMQRVPVEETRYRKVMNWLRDMVENPQSGLPGKIFACMSVIMVAVTVISLCISTMPDLREEEERGECSSKCYNMFIIETVCVAWFSLEFILRFIQARSKLEFLRGPLNIIDAMAILPYYVSLVVKEEDPSMDHERPGGGKGYLDKLGLVLRILRALRILYVMRLARHSLGLQTLGLTVRRSTREFGLLLLFLCVAVTLFSPLVHLAESELTGTHDFSSIPASYWWAIISMTTVGYGDMVPRSIPGQVVALSSILSGILIMAFPATSIFHMFSRSYQELKMEHDRLFKEECAAAAAAAAAASGELQEAGGEGVGVDSALPGLGLRLDKDSVHSLESLALLKGTDSAGNNNHSLPAAAF from the exons ATGCCCATCATCAGCAATGCCAACCATGACTTCAGCAATCTGTCCGTCAGCGATGACAGCAGCCTTGACCGCATCTTCACAGAGATCCCCGAGACTGAGACCATCAAG GGTGTTCACTACCAGAGGGCTCAGTTCATCCGTCGGCCAGAGGACCTGTTGTCCGTCGACCACGCTCTGCTGGCAGTGATCAACGTTGGGGGAAACCGCTACACCTTCCCCTGGAGCACCCTAGAGCAGTTCCCTCTCACACGACTCGGCCGCCTCTGTGGCTGCCGGTCACCCGAGGACATCGCCAGCATCTGCGACGACTATGACGAGGCCCGCAAGGAATTCTTCTTCGACCGCTCGCCTTCGGCCTTCAGGGTCATCCTCAACTTCCTGGCCGCCGGGAAACTGCGTCTGCTGCGGGAGATGTGCGTCCTTTCCCTGCACGATGAGCTGACCTACTGGGGGGTGGAGATAACGTACATGGAGCGCTGCTGTAAGAGGAAGATGTACACCCGCATCGAGGAGGTGCATGACCTTGAGCGGCGCGAGGAGGAGTGCAGGCAGAGGAACGCCATGCAGCGTGTGCCGGTTGAGGAGACGAGGTACCGAAAGGTGATGAACTGGCTGAGAGATATGGTGGAGAATCCACAGTCTGGCCTACCGGGGAAGATCTTCGCCTGCATGTCGGTGATCATGGTGGCGGTGACGGTCATCAGCTTGTGTATAAGCACCATGCCAGAcctcagagaggaagaggaaagg GGTGAGTGTTCCTCCAAGTGCTACAACATGTTCATCATAGAGACGGTGTGTGTGGCCTGGTTCTCCCTGGAGTTCATCCTGCGGTTCATTCAGGCCCGCAGCAAGCTGGAATTCCTCCGGGGGCCGCTCAACATCATCGACGCCATGGCCATCCTCCCCTACTACGTCTCCCTGGTGGTGAAAGAGGAGGATCCATCGATGGACCACGAGAGGCCAGGAGGAGGTAAGGGCTACTTGGACAAGCTGGGCCTGGTGTTGAGGATCCTGCGCGCCCTGAGGATTCTCTACGTGATGCGTCTGGCTCGCCACTCTCTCGGCCTGCAGACGCTGGGGCTGACGGTCAGACGCAGCACCCGGGAGTTCGGCCTCCTCCTGCTTTTTCTCTGCGTGGCCGTCACCCTCTTCTCCCCGCTGGTCCACTTGGCCGAAAGCGAGCTCACAGGCACACACGACTTCAGCAGCATCCCCGCCTCCTACTGGTGGGCCATTATCTCCATGACGACCGTGGGCTATGGCGACATGGTGCCAAGGTCCATTCCAGGACAGGTTGTAGCCCTGAGCAGCATCCTCAGCGGGATCCTCATCATGGCCTTCCCCGCTACCTCCATCTTCCACATGTTCTCGCGCTCCTACCAGGAGCTCAAGATGGAGCACGACCGACTGTTTAAAGAGGAGTGTGCAGCCGCcgcggctgctgctgccgccgcctcTGGGGAGCTGCAGGAGGCGGGAGGTGAAGGAGTGGGGGTGGACTCAGCCCTGCCTGGGCTGGGATTACGTCTAGACAAGGATAGCGTGCACTCGCTGGAGTCTCTTGCTCTGTTGAAAGGCACTGATTCTGCAggaaacaacaaccacagcctgccagcagcagctttctgA